The sequence GCATTCAGTTTACACCCGACCTGCTTCCGGCCGATCTGATCGGCACCATGATATACAATCCCCAGAAGGGCGAATTCACGGTCAAGAAAGGGCCGGTTTTCGCCAATATCATTCTGGCCGATGAAATCAACCGTGCCCCGGCCAAGGTCCAGTCGGCCCTGCTGGAGGCAATGCAGGAGCGGCAGGTGACTATCGGCGACAGCACCTACAAGCTTGAAGAGCCGTTCCTGGTGCTGGCCACGCAGAATCCGATCGAGCAGGAAGGGACCTATCCGCTTCCCGAGGCCCAGGTCGATCGCTTCATGTTGAAATTGAAAATCACCTATCCTTCGCGGGCCGAAGAACGGCTGATCATGGACAGGATGACGGTGGGTGCAAAATTGCAGGTGGAGCGGGTCGTCGATCCCGAGGAGATCCTGAAAGCCCGCCGCGTGGTCAATGAAATCTATGTCGATGATAAAGTGAAAGATTACATCATCAATATTGTCTTTGCCACCCGCGAACCGGAAAAATATGGCCTGAAAGAGGTGAAAGATCTGATCGCTTATGGCGCCTCGCCGCGCGCCACCATCTATCTGAACATGGCTGCCAAGGCCCATGCTTTTCTGCGCGGTCGCGGGTATATCACCCCCGAGGATGTGAAGGCGATCGGCCCCGATATCCTGCGCCACCGGGTTCTGGTCACCTATGAGGCCGAGGCGGAAGAAAGAACATCCGATGATATCGTTCAGAAAGTATTCGACACCATCGAAGTCCCGTGATGACCGGCCAGAATATGGACCAGAAGGAAATATTCAAGAAAATCCGCCGGATCGAAATAACCACCAAACGGCTGGTTAACGATCTCTTTTCGGGAGAGTACCACTCCACTTTCAAGGGGCATGGGATGGAGTTTGAGGAAGTGCGCCAGTACGAGCCGGGGGATGATGTCCGTCTCATCGACTGGAATGTAACCGCCCGCACCGGTTTTCCCCATATCAAGAAATTTCGTGAAGAGCGCGAGCTATCGGTTATTCTGCTGGTCGATATGTCATCATCGGGTCAGTTCGGAACCAGGGAAAGGTTCAAAGAGGAAACCGCGGCCGAACTTTGCGCCGTGCTGGCTTTTTCGGCGATCAAGAATAATGACAAGGTGGGAATGATTATTTTCACCGACCGGATAGAGAAATTTATTCCGCCCAAAAAGGGGCGAGCCCATGTCCTGCGGCTGATTCGAGAGATTCTCTATTTTAAGCCGGTCGGCACCGGCACCGATATCGCCTCGGCGCTGGAGTATTTCAGCCGGGTCATCAAGAAAAAGTCGGTCGTGTTTCTTATCTCGGATTTTCTTTCCGAAGGGTATCTCAAGCCGCTGCAGATTGCCAATAACAAGCACGACCTGATCGCCATGAAAATTTCCGATCCCAGGGAACTCCGGATTGAAGATGTCGGCTTGATCGAACTGGAGGACGCCGAATCGGGCGAGACGCTGCTGATTGATACCGGCTCTTCGGAATTCCGCCTCGATTTCGCCCAAAAAGCCGATGCCGATAATTATGGTCTGAAAAGAGCCTTCCGGCTTATAAATCTCGATTTTATTCAGATCATTACCAACGAACCGTACACCGTCCCCTTAATAAACTTCTTCAGGATGCGGGAAAAGAGACATTAACCGGAGATCCTGGATATGGAAAAAGGGAGATCATTAATTTCAGTTATAAGTCTGATATTCTCGGCGGCGACTCTGATACTTGTGTTGTTCCTTGTCTTCTTCATGCCGGGCGACCACAAGGCCCAGGGATTCGCCGAAGTCAAAGGACTGGCCGGAGAGCTGGCCGATAATAATCTCTACCGGGCTTCCGTGGAAGAGTACAAAAGGGCTTTGAACGATCCCGATATCGATCGCGAAACGGCTGCCAATATTGATTATATGGTCGGCAGAATCTATTTTGAGAATCTGGCCGACTATGAAAATGCGGCGGCCTATTATGTGCGCGCCAGAGCCCTTAATCCCCGGGGAAGT is a genomic window of Candidatus Zixiibacteriota bacterium containing:
- a CDS encoding MoxR family ATPase yields the protein MNKDIEQIQAIVEKESAFIEKLTSQISTVIVGQKYMIERLLIGILADGHVLLEGVPGLAKTMAVKTLSDAINTKFHRIQFTPDLLPADLIGTMIYNPQKGEFTVKKGPVFANIILADEINRAPAKVQSALLEAMQERQVTIGDSTYKLEEPFLVLATQNPIEQEGTYPLPEAQVDRFMLKLKITYPSRAEERLIMDRMTVGAKLQVERVVDPEEILKARRVVNEIYVDDKVKDYIINIVFATREPEKYGLKEVKDLIAYGASPRATIYLNMAAKAHAFLRGRGYITPEDVKAIGPDILRHRVLVTYEAEAEERTSDDIVQKVFDTIEVP
- a CDS encoding DUF58 domain-containing protein, with the translated sequence MTGQNMDQKEIFKKIRRIEITTKRLVNDLFSGEYHSTFKGHGMEFEEVRQYEPGDDVRLIDWNVTARTGFPHIKKFREERELSVILLVDMSSSGQFGTRERFKEETAAELCAVLAFSAIKNNDKVGMIIFTDRIEKFIPPKKGRAHVLRLIREILYFKPVGTGTDIASALEYFSRVIKKKSVVFLISDFLSEGYLKPLQIANNKHDLIAMKISDPRELRIEDVGLIELEDAESGETLLIDTGSSEFRLDFAQKADADNYGLKRAFRLINLDFIQIITNEPYTVPLINFFRMREKRH